One Triticum dicoccoides isolate Atlit2015 ecotype Zavitan chromosome 5B, WEW_v2.0, whole genome shotgun sequence genomic window carries:
- the LOC119311649 gene encoding serine/threonine-protein kinase AFC2-like isoform X3: MCCRSSQEMTPQENIMHGLKLIHTDLKPENILLVSSEDAKLAENKDGSFSKKVPKSSAIKLIDFGSTAYDHQDCSYIVSTRHYRAPEVILGHGWSYPCDIWSIGCILVELCSGETLFQTHENLEHLAMMERVLGPLPRHMLERADHHAQKYIRRGRLNWPEGATTRESMRAVLKLPRLQNLVMQHVDHSAGDLIGLLQGLLAYEPSARLTAQEALSHRFFRRHRERRSL; this comes from the exons TTATGCATGGCCTGAAGTTAATTCATACTGATCTAAAACCAGAGAACATTCTCCTTGTTTCTTCAGAGGATGCTAAATTAGCTGAAAACAAG GATGGATCATTCTCAAAGAAGGTGCCAAAATCAAGTGCGATCAAGTTAATCGACTTTGGTAGCACAGCATATGATCATCAAGACTGTAGCTACATTGTCTCTACTAGGCACTACCGTGCTCCTGAGGTTATTTTGG GGCACGGGTGGAGCTATCCATGTGATATATGGAGCATTGGTTGTATACTCGTTGAGCTTTGCTCG GGCGAGACATTATTCCAGACCCATGAAAACTTGGAGCACTtggcgatgatggagagggttcTAGGTCCTCTCCCACGGCACATGCTGGAAAGAGCCGA CCACCATGCGCAGAAGTACATCAGAAGAGGAAGGTTGAACTGGCCAGAAGGTGCAACGACACGAGAGAGCATGAGAGCTGTTCTCAAGCTGCCTCGCCTCCAG AACCTGGTGATGCAGCATGTGGATCACTCTGCTGGGGACCTGATCGGGCTGCTGCAGGGCCTCCTGGCATACGAGCCTTCGGCCAGGCTGACCGCTCAGGAAGCCCTGAGCCACCGCTTCTTCAGGAGGCACCGTGAAAGGCGGTCGCTATGA